Proteins found in one Labeo rohita strain BAU-BD-2019 chromosome 11, IGBB_LRoh.1.0, whole genome shotgun sequence genomic segment:
- the dyrk3 gene encoding dual specificity tyrosine-phosphorylation-regulated kinase 3 isoform X1, producing the protein MMILSRKPDGPITAARHGDSLYDSYMRTDHIVNQDADVNGQSPSGLPPLPKHTGVNKPTMKDPQAVRGGQKVKYVYEDTYNRKLNGVSQHNGTSQVPAKPQPAISKERSVDSNSSVKSSESSTKVTKLASPMTSEQALKQYRQQLTTLEQQEIHNYPEIYFLGPNAKKRQAVAGGTNNSGYDDDQGGYIHVPHDHLAYRYEFLKVIGKGSFGQVAKVYDHKLQQHLALKMVRNEKRFHRQAAEEIRILEHLKKQDKTGSMNVVHMLENFTFRNHICMTFELLSMNLYELIKRNKFQGFSLPLVRKFAHSILQCLEALHRHKIIHCDLKPENILLKQQGRSGIKVIDFGSSCFDHQRVYTYIQSRFYRAPEVILGSRYGMPIDMWSFGCILAELLTGYPLFPGEDEGDQLACMMELLGMPPQKLLEQAKRAKNFISSKGHPRYCTVSTLSNGTVVLNGSRSRRGKMRGPPGSKEFGAALKGCDDSTFIDFLKKCLDWDPSTRMTPVQALRHPWLYKRLPKPVPGGEKSMVPKRITEHSTSFPTIISKVPPVTGSTNNKLRTTMMGDSTGSIPFRTVLPKLVS; encoded by the exons ATGATGATATTGAGCAGAAAACCAGATGGCCCCATAACTGCAG CTCGCCACGGTGACAGTCTGTATGACTCCTACATGCGCACTGATCACATTGTGAACCAGGACGCTGATGTGAATGGACAGAGTCCCTCTGGACTACCCCCTCTCCCCAAACACACT GGTGTCAACAAGCCTACAATGAAGGATCCCCAAGCAGTCCGCGGAGGACAGAAGGTGAAGTATGTTTACGAGGACACATACAACCGCAAACTCAATGGTGTGAGCCAGCACAATGGCACAAGCCAAGTACCAGCTAAGCCCCAACCTGCAATCTCCAAAGAGAGAAGCGTGGACAGCAATAGTTCCGTCAAGTCGTCTGAGAGCTCAACAAAAGTCACAAAGCTGGCCAGCCCAATGACCTCAGAACAAGCTCTCAAGCAGTACCGGCAGCAGCTGACTACCTTGGAGCAGCAGGAGATCCACAACTATCCTGAGATCTATTTCCTGGGACCAAATGCCAAGAAGAGGCAGGCAGTAGCTGGGGGCACCAACAATAGTGGATATGACGATGACCAGGGAGGATACATCCATGTACCTCATGACCACCTTGCCTATCGCTATGAGTTCCTCAAGGTGATTGGCAAAGGTAGTTTCGGACAAGTGGCAAAGGTTTACGACCACAAGTTACAGCAGCACCTCGCCTTGAAGATGGTGCGCAATGAGAAACGCTTCCATCGGCAAGCTGCTGAGGAGATCCGAATTCTGGAGCATCTGAAGAAGCAAGACAAGACAGGCAGCATGAACGTAGTTCACATGTTGGAGAATTTCACCTTCCGCAATCACATATGTATGACTTTTGAGCTGCTTAGCATGAATCTGTACGAGCTCATCAAACGCAACAAGTTCCAGGGTTTCAGTCTCCCGCTGGTACGCAAGTTTGCACACTCCATTCTCCAATGCTTGGAAGCACTCCACCGCCATAAGATCATCCACTGTGACCTGAAACCAGAGAATATCTTACTGAAGCAGCAAGGCAGGAGTGGCATCAAGGTCATTGACTTCGGCTCCAGCTGTTTCGATCACCAGCGTGTCTACACGTATATCCAATCCCGCTTCTACCGTGCGCCCGAAGTCATCTTAGGATCACGATATGGAATGCCTATAGACATGTGGAGCTTTGGTTGCATTCTGGCAGAGCTACTTACCGGATACCCTTTGTTTCCTGGTGAAGATGAAGGTGACCAGCTGGCTTGCATGATGGAGCTACTAGGTATGCCACCTCAGAAACTGCTGGAACAAGCCAAGCGTGCCAAGAACTTTATCAGCTCTAAAGGCCACCCACGCTACTGCACGGTCAGCACACTTAGCAATGGCACCGTAGTCCTCAACGGGAGCCGTTCTCGCCGAGGAAAAATGCGAGGTCCCCCAGGAAGCAAGGAGTTTGGGGCAGCCCTCAAAGGCTGTGATGACTCCACATTTATTGACTTTCTGAAGAAGTGTCTGGATTGGGACCCTAGTACTCGAATGACACCAGTTCAGGCCTTAAGACACCCCTGGCTCTACAAGAGACTCCCTAAGCCTGTACCTGGTGGTGAGAAGTCCATGGTGCCCAAGCGGATCACAGAGCACAGCACCTCTTTCCCTACTATCATCTCCAAGGTACCCCCCGTCACAGGCTCGACCAACAACAAACTGCGGACCACCATGATGGGGGACTCCACTGGAAGTATACCTTTTCGCACAGTGCTGCCGAAGCTTGTTTCATAG
- the dyrk3 gene encoding dual specificity tyrosine-phosphorylation-regulated kinase 3 isoform X2, which yields MKDPQAVRGGQKVKYVYEDTYNRKLNGVSQHNGTSQVPAKPQPAISKERSVDSNSSVKSSESSTKVTKLASPMTSEQALKQYRQQLTTLEQQEIHNYPEIYFLGPNAKKRQAVAGGTNNSGYDDDQGGYIHVPHDHLAYRYEFLKVIGKGSFGQVAKVYDHKLQQHLALKMVRNEKRFHRQAAEEIRILEHLKKQDKTGSMNVVHMLENFTFRNHICMTFELLSMNLYELIKRNKFQGFSLPLVRKFAHSILQCLEALHRHKIIHCDLKPENILLKQQGRSGIKVIDFGSSCFDHQRVYTYIQSRFYRAPEVILGSRYGMPIDMWSFGCILAELLTGYPLFPGEDEGDQLACMMELLGMPPQKLLEQAKRAKNFISSKGHPRYCTVSTLSNGTVVLNGSRSRRGKMRGPPGSKEFGAALKGCDDSTFIDFLKKCLDWDPSTRMTPVQALRHPWLYKRLPKPVPGGEKSMVPKRITEHSTSFPTIISKVPPVTGSTNNKLRTTMMGDSTGSIPFRTVLPKLVS from the coding sequence ATGAAGGATCCCCAAGCAGTCCGCGGAGGACAGAAGGTGAAGTATGTTTACGAGGACACATACAACCGCAAACTCAATGGTGTGAGCCAGCACAATGGCACAAGCCAAGTACCAGCTAAGCCCCAACCTGCAATCTCCAAAGAGAGAAGCGTGGACAGCAATAGTTCCGTCAAGTCGTCTGAGAGCTCAACAAAAGTCACAAAGCTGGCCAGCCCAATGACCTCAGAACAAGCTCTCAAGCAGTACCGGCAGCAGCTGACTACCTTGGAGCAGCAGGAGATCCACAACTATCCTGAGATCTATTTCCTGGGACCAAATGCCAAGAAGAGGCAGGCAGTAGCTGGGGGCACCAACAATAGTGGATATGACGATGACCAGGGAGGATACATCCATGTACCTCATGACCACCTTGCCTATCGCTATGAGTTCCTCAAGGTGATTGGCAAAGGTAGTTTCGGACAAGTGGCAAAGGTTTACGACCACAAGTTACAGCAGCACCTCGCCTTGAAGATGGTGCGCAATGAGAAACGCTTCCATCGGCAAGCTGCTGAGGAGATCCGAATTCTGGAGCATCTGAAGAAGCAAGACAAGACAGGCAGCATGAACGTAGTTCACATGTTGGAGAATTTCACCTTCCGCAATCACATATGTATGACTTTTGAGCTGCTTAGCATGAATCTGTACGAGCTCATCAAACGCAACAAGTTCCAGGGTTTCAGTCTCCCGCTGGTACGCAAGTTTGCACACTCCATTCTCCAATGCTTGGAAGCACTCCACCGCCATAAGATCATCCACTGTGACCTGAAACCAGAGAATATCTTACTGAAGCAGCAAGGCAGGAGTGGCATCAAGGTCATTGACTTCGGCTCCAGCTGTTTCGATCACCAGCGTGTCTACACGTATATCCAATCCCGCTTCTACCGTGCGCCCGAAGTCATCTTAGGATCACGATATGGAATGCCTATAGACATGTGGAGCTTTGGTTGCATTCTGGCAGAGCTACTTACCGGATACCCTTTGTTTCCTGGTGAAGATGAAGGTGACCAGCTGGCTTGCATGATGGAGCTACTAGGTATGCCACCTCAGAAACTGCTGGAACAAGCCAAGCGTGCCAAGAACTTTATCAGCTCTAAAGGCCACCCACGCTACTGCACGGTCAGCACACTTAGCAATGGCACCGTAGTCCTCAACGGGAGCCGTTCTCGCCGAGGAAAAATGCGAGGTCCCCCAGGAAGCAAGGAGTTTGGGGCAGCCCTCAAAGGCTGTGATGACTCCACATTTATTGACTTTCTGAAGAAGTGTCTGGATTGGGACCCTAGTACTCGAATGACACCAGTTCAGGCCTTAAGACACCCCTGGCTCTACAAGAGACTCCCTAAGCCTGTACCTGGTGGTGAGAAGTCCATGGTGCCCAAGCGGATCACAGAGCACAGCACCTCTTTCCCTACTATCATCTCCAAGGTACCCCCCGTCACAGGCTCGACCAACAACAAACTGCGGACCACCATGATGGGGGACTCCACTGGAAGTATACCTTTTCGCACAGTGCTGCCGAAGCTTGTTTCATAG